The genomic interval TACTACTCCATAATGCAGGAGAAATATTGCCATTAATTCAAAGTATTTCAGAAGCAGATGCTGTAAATATTTGTCATTCCAAAGGATACttgtaagttattttttaaactttccaATCGAATTGCAATATTTATTGGTATGGAATTCTAACGAAGAACATACACTACGCAATAACGGCAGATGTCAAATGATCCAATATGCTGTCAGTTTGAATTATTCAAATTATCTAAgccataaatgtgttctactcCTTTTTGTATAAGCCTAAATCCTTAGTGCgcgtgcacagcagagttcaaggtcaatctatgccaagcggcttcactctgcgtgcttcagcttcgttactatggcaccAGTCCGGATACTTCTTGATCAGAcctcagatagacagacagacaaacagatagatagatagatagatagatagatagatagatagatagatagatagatagatagaggcatatatacatatatgtaacatatattttatatatatatatatatattatatacatacatatatgtaacacttatatacgtatatgtaacatatatatattttttagagtacacacaaacatgagcaGCACAAAAACTGTGTGGCGAAAATGTATTTAATGGTGCTTTGCATCACATCAAGTTCTAACTAGCTGACAATTTCAGGAGCAATGATAATGTTTATGCAAATTCTAAAAATTTTGTTATTCTTGTCTGGACATTTTAACgtccagtttttttgtttgtttgtttttttttaatactgttaatactggcatgggtttgagagaatttgttgaggaaggttttctatgactagattccttcctgtcaccatccctcacccgtttccaagtaaagtaaatGATTGAGCTGAGATCACAGTATCATTTTAATCAATCAGTTCGAACAGAAGTTTTATACAATAACCAGAGTGTTACCCGTCATATGACGGATAGCTTTTTGCCACCGAGAGCAATATCAGGaaaatatggtgtatatatgtacaataattatattttagcttttatcaaatttattggtgtttgtacaaaataatgaaaaaaatgctaattttcaaaagaaaaaaatcaccttaaaatatagcaaatttctcatttgcataacatgtatgtcattatttttctaaattaagaTAATCGCAAACTACTTCAGCGAAAAATCTGAATTTCTTCCATAATTACTCTGTTGTTTACAcgctttcctctttctcctcttcttacttttctcttcctcctcctcttcctctttctctttctccttctttcctccCTATACTtccatcttcctcctcttccacctcttccacctctccctcctcctcctcttcttcttcctcctttgatTCTATGTCTTCCATTGTGTGTGCGAGGGGCGGGATGAAAAGTTCTTAGCTTTAAGGATGTCGCGAAAGGCTTGATTGGAAacccaaacttccaagttcttttacaagacttacaaaaattgaaggaccgctgcaataagagtgAATCTGAGAGTgcaatttgttgaataaaatcataattaactgattctccagtattttcttttacctaaaactaggcacttttcagcatcccctcgtatatatggtgggcacattattttattcattacctACCACTAAGCCATGAATGCATACTCATCATACATCTCTTTTGCTAACCCTCTCTTATCTTTTTTAACTCTCTTCATCTttatctctccccccctctctctctctctctctctctatctatctatcgctcacTCTCCAGTTGTCTATACGATGTAAGACGTTAACTGGAGATTCAATCAACCAACCATCCATACAACATTCATGTTGGTTGGTATCATATAAAGGTTATTTAAGAcggagcatttttttttctgttatacagCCATGGAAGTCTTCTGAATGATGAAATCTTGATTAAAGTTGACAAAAATATCACTACATGCAGTCATAAGCTCGTATGCAGAAAATGGTATCCGGTTACATGCACCTACGAACAGCGAGCCTGTAATGACACCAGTTTTGCTAAAGTGAGATGTGTAAACGGTAACTAAAACTTAGTCCTCTTTCAATATAAAAATCGTAAAAAGTGAATACCGAGACTGTTCGTTATTTTCCACCTTCTAATTCTCTTCCACCGTCTCCACTTCCTACAGATTTACaacttcgtcgtcgtcgtcgtggttgcCATCATCTTAGTCGACGTCCTCCTCATCATTGCCACCGTCACCATTATCGTCcttgtcagcagcagcagcaacagcagcagcagaaacatctTCACAGCCATaatcatttatatcaataatgaaAACAGGATATGTTGACAAGAACAACGAGCGTAAtcaatgttgctgctgttgctgctactactgctgttgcttctgttgttgttgttgctgatgatgatgatgatgatgatgatgacattgacgatggtgatgagatTGGTATGAAAGAAGTGATTGGGCTGTCCTTTCTACTTATGCACATGGTTTATTATTTAGATTGAAAGTTAAATTCCATTACAGCGTGTCCATTGTCCACCATATTGATTAACTCTACCAATTCTAGCTTCCAtttttgattttgctgttgtttttggtttttttttgtttgttttttttttctagaaatatatCGAGTGGATGGTGGAGGCAAAGATCATGGAGAATTACAAGTGAAAATGTATGGAAGATGGGGAAGAGTATGTTCCCGTTATTTTGATCAACATGCAGCAAGACTTGCCTGCCGTGCAGTTGGCTATGAGTAAGTAggggtttctgtttttttttttattaaatcttctatattattattattattatcatNNNNNNNNNNNNNNNNNNNNNNNNNNNNNNNNNNNNNNNNNNNNNNNNNNNNNNNNNNNNNNNNNNNNNNNNNNNNNNNNNNNNNNNNNNNNNNNNNNNNNNNNNNNNNNNNNNNNNNNNNNNNNNNNNNNNNNNNNNNNNNNNNNNNNNNNNNNNNNNNNNNNNNNNNNNNNNNNNNNNNNNNNNNNNNNNNNNNNNNNNNNNNNNNNNNNNNNNNNNNNNNNNNNNNNNNNNNNNNNNNNNNNNNNNNNNNNNNNNNNNNNNNNNNNNNNNNNNNNNNNNNNNNNNNNNNNNNNNNNNNNNNNNNNNNNNNNNNNNNNNNNNNNNNNNNNNNNNNNNNNNNNNNNNNNNNNNNNNNNNNNNNNNNNNNNNNNNNNNNNNNNNNNNNNNNNNNNNNNNNNNNNNNNNNNNNNNNNNNNNNNNNNNNNNNNNNNNNNNNNNNNNNNNNNNNNNNNNNNNNNNNNNNNNNNNNNNNNNNNNNNNNNNNNNNNNNNNNNNNNNNNNNNNNNNNNNNNNNNNNNNNNNNNNNNNNNNNNNNNNNNNNNNNNNNNNNNNNNNNNNNNNNNNNNNNNNNNNNNNNNNNNNNNNNNNNNNNNNNNNNNNNNNNNNNNNNNNNNNNNNNNNNNNNNNNNNNNNNNNNNNNNNNNNNNNNNNNNNNNNNNNNNNNNNNNNNNNNNNNNNNNNNNNNNNNNNNNNNNNNNNNNNNNNNNNNNNNNNNNNNNNNNNNNNNNNNNNNNNNNNNNNNNNNNNNNNNNNNNNNNNNNNNNNNNNNNNNNNNNNNNNNNNNNNNNNNNNNNNNNNNNNNNNNNNNNNNNNNNNNNNNNNNNNNNNNNNNNNNNNNNNNNNNNNNNNNNNNNNNNNNNNNNNNNNNNNNNNNNNNNNNNNNNNNNNNNNNNNNNNNNNNNNNNNNNNNNNNNNNNNNNNNNNNNNNNNNNNNNNNNNNNNNNNNNNNNNNNNNNNNNNNNNNNNNNNNNNNNNNNNNNNNNNNNNNNNNNNNNNNNNNNNNNNNNNNNNNNNNNNNNNNNNNNNNNNNNNNNNNNNNNNNNNNNNNNNNNNNNNNNNNNNNNNNNNNNNNNNNNNNNNNNNNNNNNNNNNNNNNNNNNNNNNNNNNNNNNNNNNNNNNNNNNNNNNNNNNNNNNNNNNNNNNNNNNNNNNNNNNNNNNNNNNNNNNNNNNNNNNNNNNNNNNNNNNNNNNNNNNNNNNNNNNNNNNNNNNNNNNNNNNNNNNNNNNNNNNNNNNNNNNNNNNNNNNNNNNNNNNNNNNNNNNNNNNNNNNNNNNNNNNNNNNNNNNNNNNNNNNNNNNNNNNNNNNNNNNNNNNNNNNNNNNNNNNNNNNNNNNNNNNNNNNNNNNNNNNNNNNNNNNNNNNNNNNNNNNNNNNNNNNNNNNNNNNNNNNNNNNNNNNNNNNNNNNNNNNNNNNNNNNNNNNNNNNNNNNNNNNNNNNNNNNNNNNNNNNNNNNNNNNNNNNNNNNNNNNNNNNNNNNNNNNNNNNNNNNNNNNNNNNNNNNNNNNNNNNNNNNNNNNNNNNNNNNNNNNNNNNNNNNNNNNNNNNNNNNNNNNNNNNNNNNNNNNNNNNNNNNNNNNNNNNNNNNNNNNNNNNNNNNNNNNNNNNNNNNNNNNNNNNNNNNNNNNNNNNNNNNNNNNNNNNNNNNNNNNNNNNNNNNNNNNNNNNNNNNNNNNNNNNNNNNNNNNNNNNNNNNNNNNNNNNNNNNNNNNNNNNNNNNNNNNNNNNNNNNNNNNNNNNNNNNNNNNNNNNNNNNNNNNNNNNNNNNNNNNNNNNNNNNNNNNNNNNNNNNNNNNNNNNNNNNNNNNNNNNNNNNNNNNNNNNNNNNNNNNNNNNNNNNNNNNNNNNNNNNNNNNNNNNNNNNNNNNNNNNNNNNNNNNNNNNNNNNNNNNNNNNNNNNNNNNNNNNNNNNNNNNNNNNNNNNNNNNNNNNNNNNNNNNNNNNNNNNNNNNNNNNNNNNNNNNNNNNNNNNNNNNNNNNNNNNNNNNNNNNNNNNNNNNNNNNNNNNNNNNNNNNNNNNNNNNNNNNNNNNNNNNNNNNNNNNNNNNNNNNNNNNNNNNNNNNNNNNNNNNNNNNNNNNNNNNNNNNNNNNNNNNNNNNNNNNNNNNNNNNNNNNNNNNNNNNNNNNNNNNNNNNNNNNNNNNNNNNNNNNNNNNNNNNNNNNNNNNNNNNNNNNNNNNNNNNNNNNNNNNNNNNNNNNNNNNNNNNNNNNNNNNNNNNNNNNNNNNNNNNNNNNNNNNNNNNNNNNNNNNNNNNNNNNNNNNNNNNNNNNNNNNNNNNNNNNNNNNNNNNNNNNNNNNNNNNNNNNNNNNNNNNNNNNNNNNNNNNNNNNNNNNNNNNNNNNNNNNNNNNNNNNNNNNNNNNNNNNNNNNNNNNNNNNNNNNNNNNNNNNNNNNNNNNNNNNNNNNNNNNNNNNNNNNNNNNNNNNNNNNNNNNNNNNNNNNNNNNNNNNNNNNNNNNNNNNNNNNNNNNNNNNNNNNNNNNNNNNNNNNNNNNNNNNNNNNNNNNNNNNNNNNNNNNNNNNNNNNNNNNNNNNNNNNNNNNNNNNNNNNNNNNNNNNNNNNNNNNNNNNNNNNNNNNNNNNNNNNNNNNNNNNNNNNNNNNNNNNNNNNNNNNNNNNNNNNNNNNNNNNNNNNNNNNNNNNNNNNNNNNNNNNNNNNNNNNNNNNNNNNNNNNNNNNNNNNNNNNNNNNNNNNNNNNNNNNNNNNNNNNNNNNNNNNNNNNNNNNNNNNNNNNNNNNNNNNNNNNNNNNNNNNNNNNNNNNNNNNNNNNNNNNNNNNNNNNNNNNNNNNNNNNNNNNNNNNNNNNNNNNNNNNNNNNNNNNNNNNNNNNNNNNNNNNNNNNNNNNNNNNNNNNNNNNNNNNNNNNNNNNNNNNNNNNNNNNNNNNNNNNNNNNNNNNNNNNNNNNNNNNNNNNNNNNNNNNNNNNNNNNNNNNNNNNNNNNNNNNNNNNNNNNNNNNNNNNNNNNNNNNNNNNNNNNNNNNNNNNNNNNNNNNNNNNNNNNNNNNNNNNNNNNNNNNNNNNNNNNNNNNNNNNNNNNNNNNNNNNNNNNNNNNNNNNNNNNNNNNNNNNNNNNNNNNNNNNNNNNNNNNNNNNNNNNNNNNNNNNNNNNNNNNNNNNNNNNNNNNNNNNNNNNNNNNNNNNNNNNNNNNNNNNNNNNNNNNNNNNNNNNNNNNNNNNNNNNNNNNNNNNNNNNNNNNNNNNNNNNNNNNNNNNNNNNNNNNNNNNNNNNNNNNNNNNNNNNNNNNNNNNNNNNNNNNNNNNNNNNNNNNNNNNNNNNNNNNNNNNNNNNNNNNNNNNNNNNNNNNNNNNNNNNNNNNNNNNNNNNNNNNNNNNNNNNNNNNNNNNNNNNNNNNNNNNNNNNNNNNNNNNNNNNNNNNNNNNNNNNNNNNNNNNNNNNNNNNNNNNNNNNNNNNNNNNNNNNNNNNNNNNNNNNNNNNNNNNNNNNNNNNNNNNNNNNNNNNNNNNNNNNNNNNNNNNNNNNNNNNNNNNNNNNNNNNNNNNNNNNNNNNNNNNNNNNNNNNNNNNNNNNNNNNNNNNNNNNNNNNNNNNNNNNNNNNNNNNNNNNNNNNNNNNNNNNNNNNNNNNNNNNNNNNNNNNNNNNNNNNNNNNNNNNNNNNNNNNNNNNNNNNNNNNNNNNNNNNNNNNNNNNNNNNNNNNNNNNNNNNNNNNNNNNNNNNNNNNNNNNNNNNNNNNNNNNNNNNNNNNNNNNNNNNNNNNNNNNNNNNNNNNNNNNNNNNNNNNNNNNNNNNNNNNNNNNNNNNNNNNNNNNNNNNNNNNNNNNNNNNNNNNNNNNNNNNNNNNNNNNNNNNNNNNNNNNNNNNNNNNNNNNNNNNNNNNNNNNNNNNNNNNNNNNNNNNNNNNNNNNNNNNNNNNNNNNNNNNNNNNNNNNNNNNNNNNNNNNNNNNNNNNNNNNNNNNNNNNNNNNNNNNNNNNNNNNNNNNNNNNNNNNNNNNNNNNNNNNNNNNNNNNNNNNNNNNNNNNNNNNNNNNNNNNNNNNNNNNNNNNNNNNNNNNNNNNNNNNNNNNNNNNNNNNNNNNNNNNNNNNNNNNNNNNNNNNNNNNNNNNNNNNNNNNNNNNNNNNNNNNNNNNNNNNNNNNNNNNNNNNNNNNNNNNNNNNNNNNNNNNNNNNNNNNNNNNNNNNNNNNNNNNNNNNNNNNNNNNNNNNNNNNNNNNNNNNNNNNNNNNNNNNNNNNNNNNNNNNNNNNNNNNNNNNNNNNNNNNNNNNNNNNNNNNNNNNNNNNNNNNNNNNNNNNNNNNNNNNNNNNNNNNNNNNNNNNNNNNNNNNNNNNNNNNNNNNNNNNNNNNNNNNNNNNNNNNNNNNNNNNNNNNNNtattccggttgtggggtacttccagctcctgtgtgtcgggaagatttgaaccagtagcagatttctcagattattattattattattattattattattattatttattgtcattgcacagcttctaacgctggaaatgtactacagtgccagctcttcactaccagtgaactatgATGacatcccttatttttcgagcaccatccggagtattcgagcagttccaagcagtgctgttttctgcaagtgctccacccttattgcagcccctatttgttccatgtactactcaagatttttactccctgttcccagggctccgaatAATATTggcactactaccacctttttcagcgaccacaagtGCTTAACCTCCgtagctaacctgtcatatctatcgatcattattattattattattattattattattattattattattattattattattattattattatattaccatcatcatcatcattatactttTATCAGTGTCTATTGCCGTTCCATGTTCGTCAACATGTTTCTGAGAAGTGCACAGCATTGTCTTTTTAGTAGGGGTAATAATCTGTACTATATcagttttctttgttattttatttattattgtttgatgTTGCTTCAGTGTATCTTCTGTTCGTTGTGTAGAATAAGTATGGAATGCGTTGTCTTGTTGGGCAGTGAATATGCTTCATGTATGTTATCTAAGTTGTGGTGATTGCATACAAGTACGTACTTTGTGAGTTACGTTAACACTtgaagttagtgtgtgtgtgcgtgcgtgcgtgcgtgcgtgtgtgtgtgtgtgtgtgtgtgtgtgtgtgtgtgNNNNNNNNNNNNNNNNNNNNNNNNNNNNNNNNNNNNNNNNNNNNNNNNNNNNNNNNNNNNNNNNNNNNNNNNNNNNNNNNNNNNNNNNNNNNNNNNNNNNNNNNNNNNNNNNNNNNNNNNNNNNNNNNNNNNNNNNNNNNNNNNNNNNNNNNNNNNNNNNNNNNNNNNNNNNNNNNNNNNNNNNNNNNNNNNNNNNNNNNNNNNNNNNNNNNNNNNNNNNNNNNNNNNNNNNNNNNNNNNNNNNNNNNNNNNNNNNNNNNNNNNNNNNNNNNNNNNNNNNNNNNNNNNNNNNNNNNNNNNNNNNNNNNNNNNNNNNNNNNNNNNNNNNNNNNNNNNNNNNNNNNNNNNNNNNNNNNNNNNNNNNNNNNNNNNNNNNNNNNNNNNNNNNNNNNNNNNNNNNNNNNNNNNNNNNNNNNNNNNNNNNNNNNNNNNNNNNNNNNNNNNNNNNNNNNNNNNNNNNNNNNNNNNNNNNNNNNNNNNNNNNNNNNNNNNNNNNNNNNNNNNNNNNNNNNNNNNctctctctctctctctctctctctctctctctctctctctcacacacacacacacacgcacagaaacacacatacacaaattggTTCTGTGAGACGCGGGTATATGATGTGAAAAGCACAGATGTTCCCCCTGTAGACACATCTCAACCTGTGATtgagtgtgtaatatatgtgtaaagTGGCCTTATCTTGGTCCATTCTCCTGCTGAGTTTTACTTCGATTATGATCTATACAGCATTCACATCAACACCCTCACTAACACCCCCACTACCACTACTTAAGTAAGTGACCACTGAGGGCCCGCAACACAATGACAAAATATTCacgttattttctgttttaatacgataaaaatatcattaataatccAGATTCCGAAATAAGGctacgagctggcaaaatcgtaagcatgccgggcaaacttcttagcgacatttctgtacttacgttctgagttcaaactttgccGAGGCcgattttacatttcatcctttcagagtcgatgaaataaataccagttgattacGGAATCGATACACTCGACTTTCCCGTtctccgaagttgctggccttgtgccaaaatttgaaaccagtaattcATGTTCTGAAATGACtattttgaaacaataaaattattaattttgtttttacattatacCTTTGATTGTTTCTTTCAGAGAAGGCGTGGTGTCAAAAGAGGCATATAAAACAACTATAAGTCACAATTGGCTTGGTGATATGAAGTGTCCTCAAATTGCAAAACATATCCAAGACTGCACAAGTGTTATCAGAACTACTTGTTACAAGAAAATCGGTATCAGATGTTTTAACTGTGAGTGCCAGCAATATACAATCTTGAAGTACATCAAATACACtattataaaatttgtaaaaagtttgcttcccaaccacatgctttggggtttgatcccactgcatgacacaccTAGGGCGaatatcttcaactatagccatgcgctgaccaaagtcttttgagtggatttggaagacggaaactgaaaggaggaTGTcgcgcgtatatacacacacatttgtgtgtgtgtgtgtgtgtgtgtgacattgatTGTGCTTgagtttgtcccacaccaccgcttaaccaccggtgttggtctgtttatgttgccccgtaacgtagcagttcggaaaaagagagctatagaataagtactgggcttaaaaagaaaataagtactaggatttatTCAATCGATTAAAAATCTTCCAAGGCGTTGCACCAGCATGAACGTAGTCCACTGACTGGATCAAGCCCTAGATAaaagatgcacacgcacatacacacccatatgtgtgtatatatatacacacatatgtaatatgctttattattagaTGTTTTTGCAGCTGTGATAATTGTaaagtgcatgtttatatatatatatatatatatatatataNNNNNNNNNNNNNNNNNNNNNNNNNNNNNNNNNNNNNNNNNNNNNNNNNNNNNNNNNNNNNNNNNNNNNNNNNNNNNNNNNNNNNNNNNNNNNNNNNNNNNNNNNNNNNNNNNNNNNNNNNNNNNNNNNNtatgtatgtatgtatgtatgtatgtatacatacagggtgcgtaagatatttgaggtcAGATTTATATagtaacagataataactttatttatcaaaaaatgctatgaagataaaataaaccttcttttctataatgttattcaataaagccatctTCAGCTTCATCAGCTGCTTCTGTATGAGATCTAATTCATCTACAtgaacattactctgactatggcagctttcaaagattctttggtgttataagcgtgttcattgacctcactctcaacaacgctccacatgtaatagtccaatggattgagatatggggaattaggaggccaaatgttaggggttatgtgatcataaaaattttcagccatccattcctgtgttactagagccatgtgtgatagtgtagagtcttactgaaacacatatgccTTTCCATTGCCTACACTGTCTATCCACGGCTTAACAGTTATTTCCAGGActtcaatgtaggcggcagagttaactgtgaggccttgtggaaagaagtaaggtggtatcacatgtccttcattgctgacaacccctaaaaccatgaaagttgcaggaaattttgtatgcataacacttggaacttcagaagggacTGCACAtaatcatctgtcatttcttctgccaaaattattggctttgttcctaaattagaaaccattgtaTATACTCCAAGAAATTGTCAATTGACTCATTAGCATAATCTATTGCATTGAATTATCAGATAAGTTTgttcgcttttttttctttctatttattttaatcctttccagTGTTATATGATTTAACACGAAAAATGTATTCATCGTAGAGTTTAAGAGGCTTTTTATAGCTCTATTTTCcctttacaacttttgtttattgttcttgaaatttgaagaatttttacctcttttcagacatttgactaTGTAGCTCAAGTAGAAAAATGAACGAACGATTTCATCTGTCAACCGAATAATTTATCAATTATtctctaattataattataatttatttcttctgCTGTTATTGCTTTTCCAGTAAAAGTTAGGCTGACTTCAGGCTCTCAACCTCAAAAGGGGACTGTGGAAGTATTATTTAATGGACAATGGGGAGGAATTTGTTACATAAATGATACCCACATTGGAACTGTTCTGGCTCGAATGATGGGTTACACGTAAGTACACAAACTCTGTTATTGTTTGttctttcagtttgttttgtttggtttttaatGGCTTAAGTCATCCGAAACAGGTGGTTGAAAAGGATGAAATATCCCCGAAGCAGAGACCCAGCCCGGATGCTAACAATAAAAAGGTAGTAGCTAAAAACACTTCAAAACCGGATGTGGGTGGATTAAACCAGATTC from Octopus bimaculoides isolate UCB-OBI-ISO-001 chromosome 5, ASM119413v2, whole genome shotgun sequence carries:
- the LOC106883853 gene encoding scavenger receptor cysteine-rich domain superfamily protein, whose translation is MLSICTFVFFSIIYGASGQVFTLPNNSISLSQGHKGIVLLHNAGEILPLIQSISEADAVNICHSKGYFHGSLLNDEILIKVDKNITTCSHKLVCRKWYPVTCTYEQRACNDTSFAKVRCVNEIYRVDGGGKDHGELQVKMYGRWGRVCSRYFDQHAARLACRAVGYEEGVVSKEAYKTTISHNWLGDMKCPQIAKHIQDCTSVIRTTCYKKIGIRCFNLKVRLTSGSQPQKGTVEVLFNGQWGGICYINDTHIGTVLARMMGYTKGTIYPVTPTLPLLKHSKCNGDESSLAGCPSLVWSTACAPNKIIGITLSKEFGFTPMNQ